The Anopheles merus strain MAF chromosome 2L, AmerM5.1, whole genome shotgun sequence genome has a segment encoding these proteins:
- the LOC121593128 gene encoding C-type lectin 37Db-like encodes MGSSELHQQHIEIDHRTALSHPLFTPIILLFMVSAVFRLSASNRDAIAYRGFLQKSYYLGTTFRLNWHKAAAFCRSQGRFLVSINSQSQLDEVIEYINKSGFFNANESNLQLWTSGNDLGEQNQFLWTSTGERIAFDRWTQGEPNHGRVNDCTVERCVVLQHYQNGPGATYSFDDRPCEKEYFFMCESLDG; translated from the exons ATGGGATCGTCAGAACTGCATCAGCAACACATTGAGATAGATCATCGAACAGCACTGTCACATCCCCTATTTACTCCGATTATTCTGCTCTTCATGGTATCCGCTGTATTTCGCTTATCTGCCAGTAATCGTGATGCGATAGCGTATAGAGGTTTTCTGCAGAAATCGTACTACCTCGGTACCACATTCAGG CTAAACTGGCATAAGGCAGCCGCCTTCTGTCGATCGCAAGGACGCTTCCTGGTATCGATTAACAGCCAGTCACAGCTAGATGAAGTGATTGAGTACATCAACAAAAGTGGATTCTTTAATGCGAACGAGAGCAACCTGCAACTGTGGACATCGGGCAATGATTTGGGAGAGCAAAACCAATTCCTCTGGACGTCGACCGGTGAGAGGATCGCGTTTGATCGGTGGACCCAGGGTGAACCAAACCACGGCCGGGTGAACGATTGTACAGTGGAGCGTTGCGTGGTGCTGCAGCACTATCAAAACGGTCCCGGTGCTACCTATTCGTTCGATGATAGACCATGCGAAAAGGAATACTTTTTCATGTGCGAATCGTTGGATGGTTAG